ATACCCGAATCCTTAAAATCCAAGCTTTCAAAAACAGGAACGTAAGGAAGAATCTCAAAATCACACGTACTCAAAACCGCATTTTTTCTTTGAGGATTAATAATCAAAACATTATTGCCTTTAAAGACTCTAGAAAAAACACGGCCATGAAATTCTTTTCCAAACAAATAATTAACATGAAACGCATCATAAATAGATGTAGGTATTCCTTGAGCTATCATAAATGTCCTAAACAACAAACCATAATCTGAACAACTAGGAATAACTCCTTCTCTTAATATCCTATCAGCACTTCTAACTCTAAAATTATCATCTTTAACCTGCCCAGAAATTTGTCTTTCATAGTTATTCCTCGGATTTTCATAATATTCTATATGAATAGGCATCTCAAAAACAAAACGTGAAGTCTCATTAATAACATTAAATAAAGAGGGATCATCAAATTTTTCATCCAATCTCTGCTTCAAAATATTTATATTTTTTTTAATTAATTCAGTAACTTGACTTAATTCTCCTTCATTTAACCAATAATCGTAATACACAATCTTTAGAAACATTAATTAATATATAAAGATTAACAAAAAAATGAGCGATAAAACAACAAAATACTATGATGCAATATCTTCAGGTTACGATGAATTATACGGAGAAGAACAAAGAGACAAATTCAAAATCATAACAAAAGAAATAAATCCAGAAAAAAACGAAACACTTTTAGACATAGGATGCGGAAATGGAATAAGTGCGGAGTTCTTTGACTGCAAAATATTAGGGGTGGATCCTTCAAAAGAACTAATAAAAAAAGCTAAAGAAAAACACTCTAAAAAAACATGGAGCATAGGAAAAGGAGAATGCATAACCAAAAATTATTCAAACCAAAAATTCGATTATATAATATGCGTATCGACAGCACATCACATCAAAAACATAAAAAATCTTATCAAAGATATCAAAGAACTTTCAAAACCAACAACAAAACATTGTTTTTCTCTTCTCAAGAACAGTAAACGAAATGAAGAAATGTTGGAGGAAATACAAAAAAAATTCAGAATCACAAAAAAAATATTAGGAGACAAAGACTTAATTGTTTTCTTTGAATAAATAAGTTGTATAAAATGTTTTATTTAATGAATTCCCCAACTACATTAGCCAACACTATCTTTTTATTTTTTTCAGGAACAGTTTTAAAATATTCTATCGCTCTTTCAGATATTAAAGGGTTTTCTCTATCTATTCTATAAAGAACATAAAAACTTTTTTTGAAATCTCCTTCTTCAAAATATTTGTTGGAAAGATTTGTAGCAAATTCACTAACTTTCTCTTGCTTAACAACGTCTCCTTTCAATCTAGTCTCATAAGTTTTTCTAAGACCGGCATCATTACCAAGCTCTATTTTTTTCTCCCAATCATTAAACACAATAGAAGAAACATCATCAATAGCATACGTACTCATTATTTCTTTAATTTGATCATTGTTTAAACTAGATATATTATCTTCTAAATATATGTTTGCCAGATCTGACAAATAACGTCCATCTATATTCGTATTCTTAACAACATCAGTCAAACTAGCATATTTGGGGTGCAACTTAAACTGAAATTCCGTTTCTTTTTGCAAATTAAATTCAGAAATGTATTCGCTTGCTAAATCTGACCATTTTTTATTATCATAATTCATTTCCAACAAGTCACTCAAATAACTAACTGCAACATCTTTACCAAAATATTCTTTGCCTTCTATTAACAATTTCGCTTTGATTTCTGTAGGAACGTCAGAATTAACAGTTTCCCTAATCAATTTAGCAGAATCAACATTTATTCCACTTGCAATCTTTTGTAATCTTTGCAAAATATTTTTTGGATGTCTCTTTGCTGATTCAACACAATGATAAACAGCAATACTTTCTTTTAATTGTTCAGAAAAAAATTCAGGAACATCTTTGCAAAGAACATAACTAAGCGCGGCATCATTCTTAATATCTTGATATCTCATTTCAACAATTTTTTTTATATCCATATTTTGACTTTCTGCAAACTTTTTAGCAGATTTTGGTGCTAGTTTTATTAGTCTTCTAGCCACTAAATTGTTTGAACTATCCAGTAAATGTTCAGGCAACAAATACAAATTATCTAATTTATTTATGTTAGTAATATTTGAGTTACTTCTCTTTTTATACACGATGTTATCTAAATCAACATTTCCTATTTGTGCAAATTTCTTTGCCACAGAACTATCTTTAAGAACATACTCAGCTACTTTATTTTCAAATAATTCAGCAAAGTACCAATTATCAGAGAAATCCACATGTTTTAAAGTATCATGCAATTCAAAGAATTCTTCAGGAGAACCATATTCCATGAATGAAGTATAGATAGAACTAACATTTTCTTTATCTTCCATACTTCTAAATAAAGTCAATAAATGTTTACCATTATTAAACAATTGAGTGCTTGTAGTATTGCTTGCTATAATAAATTCTTCTCCCTTCACATTATCAAGAGTATAATTAGAAAATCTATTAAATACTTCGCCGTCTTTGAAAAAGAAATGCATTGGATCTGAATGAACAATGTCAAAACCTGCATAATTAATTATTTCTCCAATAGGCCAATCAGACATTTTTTCTTTATAATTTGTTCTTTTTTGAATTTCTTTAAGCATATTTTTTGAGACTTTAGAAATGGCGAAGTCTGGCTTTTCATTATTTTCAAACCAAAAACCCTCTAAATCTCCTTTACTCCAGTAATCACTAATAACTCCAAGATCCAAATTTTCTTTGCTTGCTATGATGTTCTTTTGCAAACCATCTTCAAAATTCTTTTGAACAATGTGATAAAAGGTTTTCATTTCATCTATTGCAATATTTTTGCCATTCCGCAACTTGTCAATTATCTTAACAAGATACTCAGCACCCGCAGTTCTAGTCCCAAAACCATTTATCCCAGCGATATCATAGAACAATTTAGAATTATCTAAACTGTGTTTAATGAAAGGAACTTTTGTTAGCAACTCTTGAAATCTTGAAGCAGAATATTTGTAATCTAATTTTGCTAAAGATTGTAAATCTTCTAAGTCCTTTTCTCTAGGTGTTCTGCCAAAACCTAAGATCTTTGAAGCAAAAAGAAACTCAGGACTTGTTATGTACACATCTAGAGATCCGCCTTTAAGTTCAGAATAATTCTTTTCAGAATCCCAATTAATTTCTTTAACAAATTTTGCGAGATTTTTATTTGACATTGAAAGAGTCTGGAAATAATTTTTAGCAGTTTGCTCATCTAACCTAAATTGAAACTTGTATCGAGATAAATTTATAACATCTAAATCATGATGTTCTCTCTTTTTACCTGTAAGCATTTCAATAGCCCAACCACCTGAAAGAACATATTTTATTGTTTTTCCATAATCATCAGTTTGAGGTTCCTCTTTTAGTAATCTAATTAAATCTTCAGGACTTCCAGTATACCACTCCCAGAAATCAAAAGGCTTTAATTTTTGAGCTATTTCAAGCCTTAGATCTTGCTTAAGAATTTCATCTAGCTTAAGCTTTTTCTTCTGTTTCAATTCTAAACCTAATTGTAATCCTAAATTCATAACATTCAAGTAAAAAACTGTGATTTATAAAACTTTCGTTACTGGCGAGTGGTCGTGGAGTGGTTTTCAATTTCTCTTATAAATGCCCTGTCCAGTAGTAAAGTTGAAATAGTTGAATTTTGATATTTTAGAGCCTGAGATTGGAAAGTAACGAATCAGCATCATAATAAATAATTAAATAAATATCCTAAGCAAATCAGGCTCCTTACTGAATTTTTTTTGTAATCTCTAATTTGGCAAATTTCATTTTCAAAATTTCGAAAAGATTGACGCGCAAATATCTCTGGATTTCTTCAGAGACAACTAAACAACAACAAAATTTATAAATACAAGTATACGCTTTAGTATATTGTTATATGTATGAATACATATGCGTTTATCTAGAAAAAGAAAAAAAGGTAAAAAAATGAATAAAATAACAGATATACAAGACCAAAGCGTAAGACAATTGGCGATGACGCTCAGACAATCAGGGCTAGCAGCATCAGAAACAGAAGCAATAAGGATGGCGACTGCAATGTCCTTTACAAGCAACAAAGTCAACAAAACATTTGAAGATAGAAAAGATGGCGCAACAATGGGGCTAAGTCACCTAAATAAAACAAAACCAAATAACGAACCAGCTACAAAGCCACAAACTCAAACGTCAGATATTGATCCTCAGACAACAAACACTAGAACTGAAACTACAGAGTCTAAATTGCAATCTTCAAACTACGAACCACAAACTACAGAACAATATATGAAACCTAAAGAAAACACAGAACCTACATTAAATGAACTATATGAAGAAAAAACTACAAAACCAGAAACAAAACCAGAAACAACTCATTCTATACAAATAGAAGAAGATGAAGAACTAATAAAGCAAGACCTCATAGAATCTAACAAGGATCACAAACCAGAAACTCAAACTATGGAACATAGGCAACAAACACAATATGCAACTCAAAACTCAGACAACAAACAAATAACGGAACCAGAAATTCAAACAACAGAGCCAGATGCTAAAAATGAGGAACAAAACAATCAAACCCCTGAACGTAAACCACCAAGAAAAAGATTCGAAGACATGGCAGAATCCAAAGTTGACTTAGGTTCGGTATTTAATTTCAACAAATAATTTTTTTTCTAATTGTTTATTATTTATTGACAAATTGTTTTAACATAGCGTTTTTAGGTTGATAAATTATGTTGTTTGCAAATTAATTTTAATGATTTGACGCTTAATAGTTAACAATTTAATCAAAGAACTTCAAAGAATTATTTAGCACAACAAGTTTGCTGTTTATAAAAATCACACAAATAACTTAAAAAAGAACCAAAAACTATATAAATCATTTCTCACTCTAAGATGATAACATAACAAATCATAATTAAACAGCCGCGGGAGGTAAAAAATGAATAAAAAAATAATTATAGGCACAATAGCAATAATAGCACTTATTCTAATGACAATGAGCGCAACAGCACTGGATTTAACTAAACCAAACAACTACACAGTAAATTTGGGAGACTCTGTGAATTTTCAACTAACACATGACTACCCAGCAGGAAACGTAACTTACACAGTAACAGGTGGTGGAACAATAGATGCAACAGAAACATATTCCTGGACACCAACATCAAACGATGAAGGAAACAACACAATCACAATATTTGCTGCAAACATAACAGACTCAGATGATAACGATACAGAAACATTTAATGTTGAAGTATTACTAAAAGAAGGAACATTTGGCGCAGATTCAATAGAGCTTGGCTCAGAAGACCAAGAAAGAAACACTACAATAACTAAAACATGGATAGTTACAAATACAGGAGACAAAACAATAAACAACATAGCGATAGAAACAACAGGCAATTCTGAAGATTACGAACTAACTGCAACAGGAGACAAAACAACACTATCTCCTGGAGAAAACCTAACAGTAACAATAAGTACGCGAATACCCTGGACGCAAAATTCAGGAAGAGAATCAATAGGAACAATAAAACTAACATCAACAAACGCAGATGACTACA
Above is a genomic segment from Candidatus Woesearchaeota archaeon containing:
- a CDS encoding methyltransferase domain-containing protein, giving the protein MSDKTTKYYDAISSGYDELYGEEQRDKFKIITKEINPEKNETLLDIGCGNGISAEFFDCKILGVDPSKELIKKAKEKHSKKTWSIGKGECITKNYSNQKFDYIICVSTAHHIKNIKNLIKDIKELSKPTTKHCFSLLKNSKRNEEMLEEIQKKFRITKKILGDKDLIVFFE